The following are from one region of the Sorghum bicolor cultivar BTx623 chromosome 2, Sorghum_bicolor_NCBIv3, whole genome shotgun sequence genome:
- the LOC8062570 gene encoding uncharacterized protein LOC8062570, protein MDPSRPLLRRGAILSSSVQAATALLLVIVLLVTLLRLPLSASPHAAATATITDQHQEQTCDPTSPLDCADPRLFHLMMRSAIEAFPAVHFARFGRPVPGDPPSSSCDMAWRARSDSDSPSKATTKDYRRFAIARDPHTCAYSVLSIGDYHSGPNARKPRRGATNATIATPPPPALSRSQFVQGAYLAYLGGGDRCKPMPHYLRSLLCALAEARYLNRTLVLDLTLCLAASYAAPGTGGMPEEGKRLAFYIDVEHLQSQVPIIEERQFWADWDSWGVQGQLRARLIEDTKLVPIKFSKVRDTLIVRKFGDVEPGNYWYNVCEGEAKDLLRPLHSVMRWAPSLMHIVDDIISRMQPAFDSVHMNAKGVDLGQRVQEVLGGGRQVYIAGEGVNSALLESFKAECKCIVHYLDEFEDLWGTDTKWFLEMKRLNGGVPVEFDGYMREVVDREVFLKGKKKVEVLR, encoded by the coding sequence ATGGATCCGAGCCGTCCTCTGCTTCGGCGCGGCGCCATCCTCTCCTCTTCCGTCCAAGCTGCAACCGCCCTCCTCCTAGTCATCGTCCTCCTCGTCACGCTCCTCCGCCTCCCCCTCTCCGCCTCCCCacacgccgccgccaccgccaccatcACCGACCAGCATCAGGAGCAGACCTGCGATCCTACCTCCCCGCTCGACTGCGCCGACCCGCGCTTGTTCCATCTCATGATGCGCAGCGCCATCGAAGCCTTCCCGGCCGTCCATTTCGCTCGCTTCGGCCGCCCCGTCCCCGGTGATCCCCCATCCTCCTCTTGCGACATGGCCTGGCGCGCCCGCTCAGACTCCGATTCCCCCTCCAAGGCCACTACCAAGGACTACCGCCGCTTCGCCATTGCCCGCGACCCCCACACATGCGCCTATTCCGTCCTCTCAATCGGCGATTACCATTCCGGCCCCAATGCTCGCAAGCCCCGCCGCGGCGCCACTAATGCCACCATCGCCACTCCGCCACCGCCTGCGCTCTCCCGCTCCCAGTTCGTCCAGGGCGCGTACCTCGCTTacctcggcggcggcgaccgCTGCAAGCCCATGCCACACTACCTGCGCAGCCTCCTCTGCGCCCTCGCCGAGGCTCGCTACCTAAACCGCACCCTCGTCCTCGATCTCACACTCTGCCTCGCTGCCTCCTATGCCGCCCCCGGGACGGGCGGAATGCCTGAGGAAGGCAAGCGCCTTGCCTTCTACATCGACGTTGAGCACCTACAATCCCAGGTCCCCATCATTGAGGAGAGACAGTTCTGGGCGGACTGGGACAGTTGGGGGGTGCAGGGCCAACTCCGGGCACGCCTCATTGAGGACACCAAGCTTGTACCTATAAAGTTCTCCAAGGTGAGGGACACCCTCATCGTCAGGAAATTCGGAGATGTCGAGCCCGGGAACTACTGGTACAATGTCTGTGAGGGTGAGGCGAAGGATTTGCTACGCCCATTGCACTCAGTGATGCGCTGGGCACCAAGCTTGATGCAcattgttgatgatatcatctcaAGGATGCAACCAGCCTTTGATTCGGTCCATATGAATGCCAAGGGTGTGGACCTCGGACAGAGGGTTCAGGAAGTTCTTGGTGGAGGGCGGCAGGTGTATATTGCAGGGGAGGGGGTCAACAGTGCACTGCTGGAGTCATTCAAGGCAGAGTGTAAGTGTATTGTACATTATCTGGATGAATTTGAGGATCTGTGGGGGACAGACACCAAGTGGTTCTtggagatgaagagg